In the Malus domestica chromosome 16, GDT2T_hap1 genome, one interval contains:
- the LOC103420186 gene encoding pentatricopeptide repeat-containing protein At4g19440, chloroplastic-like isoform X1, whose product MRSSKTALHFFYFASESFKFRFTVRSFCVLVHLLINSNLVSPARLLLIRSIDGNVPVSYANPSHRHMEIAIAMLELNTVAERGVGVQALDLLIHVYCTQFKSMGFGYAVDMFMCFSDKGFFPSLKICNFLLSSLVKASELHKSYQVFEVMSRGVSPDVYLFTTAINAFCKGGKVDEAIGLLSKMEGWGIAPNVVTYNNVIHGLCKSRRLDEAFQFKKKMVENNVNPSLITYSVLINGLIKLEKFYEANCVLKEMSNRGFVPNEVVYNTLIDGYCKTGNISEALKIMDDMLSNGLTPNSVTLNSLLQGYCKTNQLEHAEQILDKMLSHCLSINQAVCFSAIHWLCMRSRFNSALKFTIEMLLRNCRPSDGLLTTLVCGLCKDGKHSEAVELWFRLCDLGFAANTATSNALIHGLCESGSTQDVVLRLKTMLERGLVMDKISYNTLISGCCKEGKVEEAFKLKEEMTKQGIEPDTYTYNLLIHGLCNRGKVDDALKLWDECENRGLAPNVYTYGVMIDGYCKAGRVDEGENLFSKLVTKKVELNSVVYNTLIRAYSKNGNMTAALGLRLDMKKKGIQPTCATYSSLIDGLCNIGSVEDAKCLLDEMRNEGLLPDVVCYTALIHGYFKLGQIYKVGNVLLEMSSFNIKPNKITYTVMIDGYCKLGNMEEATRLLSEMTKMGVVPDAVTYNALTNGFCKERKVEEAFEVCDHMASKGVALDEITYTTLVHGLHQPTTCTNQE is encoded by the exons AT gcggagttccaAAACAGCTCTCCATTTCTTCTATTTTGCTTCTGAATCTTTTAAGTTTCGGTTTACTGTTCGATCGTTTTGTGTTTTGGTTCATCTGCTTATTAATTCAAATCTTGTATCGCCTGCGAGATTGCTTTTGATCCGTTCGATTGATGGGAATGTGCCAGTTTCATATGCTAACCCCAGTCACAGGCATATGGAGATAGCCATTGCCATGTTGGAATTGAATACTGTGGCCGAAAGAGGTGTTGGTGTTCAGGCACTGGACTTGTTGATTCATGTTTACTGCACCCAATTCAAGAGTATGGGTTTTGGTTACGCCGTTGatatgtttatgtgtttttctGATAAGGGCTTCTTTCCATCGTTGaagatttgtaattttttgttgaGTTCGTTAGTGAAGGCTAGCGAACTTCATAAGAGTTATCAAGTATTTGAAGTTATGTCTCGAGGTGTTTCTCCTGATGTTTACTTGTTTACTACTGCAATTAATGCATTTTGTAAGGGAGGGAAGGTTGATGAAGCGATAGGTTTGCTCTCAAAAATGGAAGGGTGGGGTATTGCTCCAAATGTTGTTACATACAATAATGTTATTCACGGGCTTTGTAAGAGCAGGAGATTAGACGAAGCTTTCCAGTTCAAGAAGAAGATGGTAGAAAACAATGTGAACCCGAGTCTTATAACGTACAGTGTGCTCATTAATGGTTTGATCAAGCTGGAAAAGTTTTATGAGGCAAATTGTGTTTTGAAGGAAATGTCCAATAGGGGATTTGTCCCGAATGAGGTTGTCTATAACACATTGATTGATGGGTATTGTAAAACGGGAAATATCAGTGAGGCACTAAAGATAATGGATGATATGTTGTCCAATGGATTAACTCCCAATTCTGTTACTCTTAATTCTCTGCTGCAGGGATATTGTAAAACTAATCAGTTGGAGCATGCTGAGCAGATTTTAGACAAGATGCTGTCCCATTGTTTATCCATAAATCAAGCTGTTTGTTTCTCAGCTATTCACTGGTTATGCATGAGATCTAGGTTCAATTCTGCGCTAAAGTTTACTATAGAAATGCTTTTAAGAAACTGTAGGCCTAGTGATGGCTTGCTAACCACGTTGGTTTGTGGGCTTTGTAAAGATGGAAAGCATTCTGAGGCAGTTGAACTTTGGTTTAGGCTATGTGATCTAGGATTTGCAGCCAACACTGCGACTTCAAATGCCTTAATTCATGGACTTTGTGAATCTGGTAGCACACAAGATGTTGTTCTGCGACTGAAAACAATGCTAGAGAGAGGTTTGGTAATGGATAAAATCTCATACAACACACTTATCTCGGGTTGTTGCAAGGAGGGAAAAGTGGAGGAAGCTTTTAAGCTTAAAGAAGAGATGACTAAGCAAGGAATTGAACCAGATACTTATACTTATAATTTGTTAATTCATGGTCTATGTAATAGGGGAAAAGTGGACGATGCACTTAAACTATGGGATGAGTGTGAAAATCGGGGTCTGGCTCCCAATGTCTATACATATGGGGTGATGATAGATGGGTACTGTAAAGCTGGCAGAGTGGATGAGGGTGAAAACCTTTTCAGTAAGTTGGTGACTAAAAAAGTGGAGCTAAATTCTGTTGTTTATAATACACTAATCAGAGCATACAGCAAAAATGGGAATATGACTGCAGCCCTTGGTCTCCGCTTGGACATGAAAAAGAAAGGCATTCAACCAACTTGTGCCACGTATTCTTCTCTTATAGATGGACTCTGCAATATTGGCAGTGTTGAGGATGCAAAATGCCTTCTAGATGAAATGAGGAATGAGGGCTTGTTGCCAGATGTTGTATGTTATACAGCACTAATTCATGGTTATTTTAAGCTAGGACAAATATATAAAGTAGGGAATGTCTTGCTGGAGATGTCTTCATTTAACATAAAACCGAATAAGATTACCTACACTGTCATGATTGATGGGTACTGTAAACTAGGCAATATGGAAGAAGCAACTAGACTGCTATCTGAGATGACAAAAATGGGAGTTGTCCCAGATGCTGTCACCTATAATGCGTTAACAAATGGATTTTGTAAGGAAAGGAAGGTGGAAGAAGCTTTTGAAGTATGTGATCATATGGCCAGTAAAGGAGTAGCTTTAGATGAAATTACGTATACAACATTGGTTCATGGGTTGCATCAGCCCACTACATGTACAAATCAGGAATGA
- the LOC103420186 gene encoding pentatricopeptide repeat-containing protein At4g19440, chloroplastic-like isoform X2, whose amino-acid sequence MEIAIAMLELNTVAERGVGVQALDLLIHVYCTQFKSMGFGYAVDMFMCFSDKGFFPSLKICNFLLSSLVKASELHKSYQVFEVMSRGVSPDVYLFTTAINAFCKGGKVDEAIGLLSKMEGWGIAPNVVTYNNVIHGLCKSRRLDEAFQFKKKMVENNVNPSLITYSVLINGLIKLEKFYEANCVLKEMSNRGFVPNEVVYNTLIDGYCKTGNISEALKIMDDMLSNGLTPNSVTLNSLLQGYCKTNQLEHAEQILDKMLSHCLSINQAVCFSAIHWLCMRSRFNSALKFTIEMLLRNCRPSDGLLTTLVCGLCKDGKHSEAVELWFRLCDLGFAANTATSNALIHGLCESGSTQDVVLRLKTMLERGLVMDKISYNTLISGCCKEGKVEEAFKLKEEMTKQGIEPDTYTYNLLIHGLCNRGKVDDALKLWDECENRGLAPNVYTYGVMIDGYCKAGRVDEGENLFSKLVTKKVELNSVVYNTLIRAYSKNGNMTAALGLRLDMKKKGIQPTCATYSSLIDGLCNIGSVEDAKCLLDEMRNEGLLPDVVCYTALIHGYFKLGQIYKVGNVLLEMSSFNIKPNKITYTVMIDGYCKLGNMEEATRLLSEMTKMGVVPDAVTYNALTNGFCKERKVEEAFEVCDHMASKGVALDEITYTTLVHGLHQPTTCTNQE is encoded by the coding sequence ATGGAGATAGCCATTGCCATGTTGGAATTGAATACTGTGGCCGAAAGAGGTGTTGGTGTTCAGGCACTGGACTTGTTGATTCATGTTTACTGCACCCAATTCAAGAGTATGGGTTTTGGTTACGCCGTTGatatgtttatgtgtttttctGATAAGGGCTTCTTTCCATCGTTGaagatttgtaattttttgttgaGTTCGTTAGTGAAGGCTAGCGAACTTCATAAGAGTTATCAAGTATTTGAAGTTATGTCTCGAGGTGTTTCTCCTGATGTTTACTTGTTTACTACTGCAATTAATGCATTTTGTAAGGGAGGGAAGGTTGATGAAGCGATAGGTTTGCTCTCAAAAATGGAAGGGTGGGGTATTGCTCCAAATGTTGTTACATACAATAATGTTATTCACGGGCTTTGTAAGAGCAGGAGATTAGACGAAGCTTTCCAGTTCAAGAAGAAGATGGTAGAAAACAATGTGAACCCGAGTCTTATAACGTACAGTGTGCTCATTAATGGTTTGATCAAGCTGGAAAAGTTTTATGAGGCAAATTGTGTTTTGAAGGAAATGTCCAATAGGGGATTTGTCCCGAATGAGGTTGTCTATAACACATTGATTGATGGGTATTGTAAAACGGGAAATATCAGTGAGGCACTAAAGATAATGGATGATATGTTGTCCAATGGATTAACTCCCAATTCTGTTACTCTTAATTCTCTGCTGCAGGGATATTGTAAAACTAATCAGTTGGAGCATGCTGAGCAGATTTTAGACAAGATGCTGTCCCATTGTTTATCCATAAATCAAGCTGTTTGTTTCTCAGCTATTCACTGGTTATGCATGAGATCTAGGTTCAATTCTGCGCTAAAGTTTACTATAGAAATGCTTTTAAGAAACTGTAGGCCTAGTGATGGCTTGCTAACCACGTTGGTTTGTGGGCTTTGTAAAGATGGAAAGCATTCTGAGGCAGTTGAACTTTGGTTTAGGCTATGTGATCTAGGATTTGCAGCCAACACTGCGACTTCAAATGCCTTAATTCATGGACTTTGTGAATCTGGTAGCACACAAGATGTTGTTCTGCGACTGAAAACAATGCTAGAGAGAGGTTTGGTAATGGATAAAATCTCATACAACACACTTATCTCGGGTTGTTGCAAGGAGGGAAAAGTGGAGGAAGCTTTTAAGCTTAAAGAAGAGATGACTAAGCAAGGAATTGAACCAGATACTTATACTTATAATTTGTTAATTCATGGTCTATGTAATAGGGGAAAAGTGGACGATGCACTTAAACTATGGGATGAGTGTGAAAATCGGGGTCTGGCTCCCAATGTCTATACATATGGGGTGATGATAGATGGGTACTGTAAAGCTGGCAGAGTGGATGAGGGTGAAAACCTTTTCAGTAAGTTGGTGACTAAAAAAGTGGAGCTAAATTCTGTTGTTTATAATACACTAATCAGAGCATACAGCAAAAATGGGAATATGACTGCAGCCCTTGGTCTCCGCTTGGACATGAAAAAGAAAGGCATTCAACCAACTTGTGCCACGTATTCTTCTCTTATAGATGGACTCTGCAATATTGGCAGTGTTGAGGATGCAAAATGCCTTCTAGATGAAATGAGGAATGAGGGCTTGTTGCCAGATGTTGTATGTTATACAGCACTAATTCATGGTTATTTTAAGCTAGGACAAATATATAAAGTAGGGAATGTCTTGCTGGAGATGTCTTCATTTAACATAAAACCGAATAAGATTACCTACACTGTCATGATTGATGGGTACTGTAAACTAGGCAATATGGAAGAAGCAACTAGACTGCTATCTGAGATGACAAAAATGGGAGTTGTCCCAGATGCTGTCACCTATAATGCGTTAACAAATGGATTTTGTAAGGAAAGGAAGGTGGAAGAAGCTTTTGAAGTATGTGATCATATGGCCAGTAAAGGAGTAGCTTTAGATGAAATTACGTATACAACATTGGTTCATGGGTTGCATCAGCCCACTACATGTACAAATCAGGAATGA
- the LOC139193146 gene encoding uncharacterized protein, translated as MDPETRSKKKDPETRSRERRRRRDRGRDGDGETEAEMETERPRERRRRRDRGRDGDGETETERPRQRQRRRDGDGDEVVSPLMWCGSEGVGCSRGEGESAEMQRLQRVQRGRRGRMRVVHGEKERVQRVQRAMRRCRR; from the coding sequence ATGGATCCAGAAACCAGATCGAAGAAGAAGGATCCAGAAACCAGATCGAGGGAGAGACgaagacggagagaccgagggagagacggagacggagagaccgaggcagagatggagacggagagaccgagggagagacggagacggagagaccgaggcagagacggagacggagagacggagacggagagaccgaggcagAGACAGAGACGTAGAGACGGAGATGGCGATGAGGTGGTGTCGCCGTTGATGTGGTGTGGAAGTGAGGGTGTGGGTTGTTCACgaggagaaggagagagtgcagagatGCAGAGACtgcagagagtgcagagagggCGAAGAGGGAGAATGAGGGTTGTTcacggggagaaggagagagtgcagagagtgcagagagcgATGAGGAGGTGTCGCCGTTGA